A window from Micromonospora profundi encodes these proteins:
- the corA gene encoding magnesium/cobalt transporter CorA, whose translation MVGGRRFRPGGGFGRQLDEYETRVGVPPMGEPTTEPSGGLVDSAVYVQGHRFASPNGLADTYRCLQEQTDAMAWIGLYRPDIDQITSLAREFRLHDLAVEDAINAHQRPKLEQYGDTLFVVLRAARYDDMREEVEFSELHLFIGPDFVVTVRHGEAPDLAAVRRRMEADAPMLAQGPEAVLYAVLDQVVDGYAPVVAGLENDIDEIETQVFGGDPNASRRIYGLSREVIEFQRAARPLLAMLGALAGGDGADEELSRYLRDVTDHLTQVVERVDGFRHLLQSILTVNATLVSQQQNEEMRSLTAASYAQNEELKKVSSWAAILFAPTLIGTVYGMNFVHMPELHWRFGYLFALLLMLLVCGTLYLIFKRRGWL comes from the coding sequence ATGGTCGGCGGCCGTCGGTTTCGCCCGGGCGGTGGTTTCGGCCGCCAACTCGACGAGTACGAGACCCGCGTCGGCGTGCCACCCATGGGGGAGCCGACCACGGAGCCCTCCGGCGGTCTTGTCGACAGCGCCGTCTACGTCCAGGGGCACCGGTTCGCCTCACCGAACGGTCTCGCCGACACGTACCGCTGCCTCCAGGAGCAGACCGACGCGATGGCCTGGATCGGGTTGTACCGGCCCGACATCGACCAGATCACCTCGCTGGCCCGGGAGTTCCGCCTGCACGACCTGGCGGTCGAGGACGCGATCAACGCCCACCAGCGGCCCAAGCTGGAGCAGTACGGCGACACCCTGTTCGTGGTGCTGCGCGCCGCCCGCTACGACGACATGCGGGAAGAGGTCGAGTTCTCCGAGCTGCACCTGTTCATCGGGCCGGACTTCGTGGTGACGGTCCGGCACGGTGAGGCCCCCGACCTGGCCGCTGTGCGGCGACGGATGGAGGCCGACGCGCCGATGCTCGCCCAGGGGCCCGAGGCGGTCCTGTACGCGGTCCTCGACCAGGTCGTCGACGGGTACGCGCCGGTGGTGGCGGGGCTGGAGAACGACATCGACGAGATCGAGACGCAGGTCTTCGGCGGTGACCCGAACGCCAGCCGGCGCATCTACGGGCTCAGCCGGGAGGTCATCGAGTTCCAGCGGGCGGCCCGACCGCTGCTGGCAATGCTCGGCGCGCTGGCCGGCGGTGACGGCGCCGACGAGGAACTGAGCCGCTACCTGCGGGACGTCACCGACCACCTCACCCAGGTGGTGGAGCGGGTGGACGGTTTCCGGCACCTGCTCCAGAGCATCCTCACCGTCAACGCCACCCTCGTCTCGCAGCAGCAGAACGAGGAGATGCGCAGCCTCACCGCCGCCAGTTACGCGCAGAACGAGGAGCTGAAGAAGGTGTCCTCATGGGCGGCGATCCTGTTCGCGCCCACGCTTATCGGCACCGTGTACGGCATGAACTTCGTCCACATGCCCGAGCTGCACTGGCGCTTCGGTTACCTGTTCGCGCTGCTGCTCATGCTGCTGGTCTGCGGCACCCTCTACCTGATCTTCAAGCGGCGCGGCTGGCTGTGA